One window from the genome of Prinia subflava isolate CZ2003 ecotype Zambia chromosome 2, Cam_Psub_1.2, whole genome shotgun sequence encodes:
- the ADI1 gene encoding acireductone dioxygenase: protein MVEAWYMDESQEDQRAPHRQRPNRAVSLEQLRRLGVVYRRLDADNYETDPCLKEIRRAENYSWMDIVTIHKDKLPNYEEKIKTFYEEHLHLDDEIRYILEGSGYFDVRDKDDKWIRISMEKGDMITLPAGIYHRFTLDENNYVKAMRLFVGEPVWTAYNRPADDFPARKQYMKFLAEEAPNGV from the exons ATGGTGGAGGCCTGGTACATGGACGAGTCCCAGGAGGACCAGCGGGCGCCGCACCGGCAGCGGCCCAACCGCGCCgtcagcctggagcagctgcgCCGCCTCGGCGTGGTGTACCGCAGG TTGGATGCTGATAACTATGAGACTGATCCATGCTTGAAAGAGATTAGGAGAGCAGAAAATTATTCTTGGATGGATATAGTGACCATACATAAAGACAAGCTTCCAAACTACGAGGAGAAG ataaaaacattttatgaaGAACATTTACACCTCGATGATGAAATTCGCTACATTCTGGAGGGATCTGGCTATTTTGATGTTCGAGACAAGGACGACAAATGGATTCGGATTTCCATGGAGAAGGGAGACATGATAACCCTCCCTGCTGGCATTTATCACCGATTTACTCTGGATGAGAAC AATTACGTGAAGGCAATGAGGCTGTTTGTTGGGGAACCCGTCTGGACTGCGTACAACAGGCCGGCTGACGATTTTCCCGCTCGGAAACAGTACATGAAGTTTTTGGCTGAAGAAGCACCTAATGGTGTCTGA